A genome region from Pseudomonas helmanticensis includes the following:
- a CDS encoding amino acid adenylation domain-containing protein — protein MIESVGALSPEKRKALAILLGKQGVNLYGIAPVFRRGDAEPLLLSYAQERQWFLWQMEPHSAAYHIPTALRLRGALDLPALQASFAALIERHESLRTGFALDEQGKALQVIHAPFALALPVQDVQGIDEKALKALIQTEIAEPFDLLQGPLLRVRVLRLGAEEHVLVAVQHHIVSDGVSMQVMIDELIQLYAGRRRGQATALAPLPIQYADYALWQRSWMEAGERERQLAYWTERLGGEASVLELPLDHPRPASQSFRGASLDISLPVAISKGLQDVARREGVTLFMLLLASFQTLLHRYSGQNDIRVGVPIANRNRKETEGLIGFFVNTQVLRAELDEQMPFNQLLQQVKQHALGAQAHQDLPFEQLVEALAPTRSLSRSSLFQVMFNHQTAAAAEQPSVQMPGLSVEPVSWDSHTAPFDLTLDTYESAAGLSASLVYATDLFDAATITRMAAHWQSLLAAIVARSDQRIGELAMLGGDEFARLQQSNALVELDRLPVHERFARMAQAQPQALAVRCADQQLTFAELDAEANRLAQRLLLDGVGPEVRIGIALPRSPQMLVAMLAVLKAGGAYVPLDASYPRERLAYLMADSGIALLLSDSTLIDQLPLPQGLPSLCLDTLDTAEFADTAPAVAVHEHSLAYVIYTSGSTGQPKGVCVAHGPLAMHCQAIGQRYAMTADDCELHFMSFAFDGAHERWLTPLTHGSSLLLRDDSLWTAEQTYRAMQRHGVTVVAFPPAYLQQLAEFAEIAGNPPKVRIYCFGGDAVPNDSFERVRRALAPQHIINGYGPTETVVTPLLWKADRETRCGAAYAPIGERVGERSTWVLSAELNPLPQGVAGELYLGGYGVARGYLDRPALTAERFVPDPFGAPGARLYRSGDQVRLRADGVFDYQGRVDNQVKVRGFRIELGEIEARLMALDSVREAVVLAQDGANGAQLVGYIVAAQPVEAAQHGAWREQIRASLKHSLPDYMVPAYLMVLEHIPLTPNGKVDRKGLPKPDASLMQQDYVAPLTGLEQQTAQIWAEVLKLDRVGMTDNFFELGGHSLLVTQVLSRVRQTLQLDVPLKALFEHSTLGGFCGHLAQAANAAQQPPLVALERGAPLALSYAQERQWFLWHMDRHSSAYHIPSALRLHGPLDRQALQRSFDTLIARHESLRTRFLQEADGTRQLILAPFSLPIESRTLAADSDDAALKAQVEAEIRRPFDLQEEPLLRATLLQLSAEDHVLVLIQHHIVSDGWSMQLMVDELIRLYAAFSRGEQLSLPALPIQYADYAVWQRRWMEAGERERQLDYWLTQLGGEQPVLELPLDRPRPATQSLRGARFELALDAPLSEALNNVARREGVTLFMLLLASFQTLLHRYSAQDDIRVGVPVANRTRVETEGLIGFFVNTQVLRADIHGGLRFSELLQQVRQTALGAQDHQDLPFEQLVEMLQPERSLSRSPLFQVMFNHQAKARHSTALAELEGLQIREVDWDSLMAQFDLTLNTEESAEGIFASLVYAADLFDASTIARMAEHWQALLRSISAQPQQLIGELSMLAADERQHSIEDWNPAPQTWNPQQPLHRLIEAQAQRTPEAVAVTFGEQHLSYGELNRRANRLAHELIGRGVGADVLVGLAAERSLDMIVGLLAILKAGGAYLPLDPQYPADRLQYMIEDSGIRLLLSGAGVLDHVAIDAQVSHLPLGDDYAAQAQSDPQIALDTANLAYVIYTSGSTGKPKGTLLSHANALRLFEATEGWFNFGADDCWTLFHSYAFDFSVWEIFGALLHGGRLVIVPQDVSRSPQEFFALLCAERVTVLNQTPSAFKQLMQVACAAAPALQPSLRYVVFGGEALEVKSLRPWFERFGDRAPQLVNMYGITETTVHVSYRPLSLADLDNAAGSPLGAPIADLAWYVLDADLNPVARGCIGELHVAGAGLARGYLNRSDLSALRFVPNPFSAEGARLYRTGDLARYCTDGRIEYVGRIDHQVKIRGFRIELGEIEARLLALPEVRQAVVLDQPGVGGVQLVAYIVAAQAPDPLEQAAWREQVRLRLRQDLPDYMIPAHLLLLEQLPLTANGKLDRKALPMADANLLQHAYVAPVSDLEKQVAAIWGDVLKLDQVGLTDNFFELGGHSLLVINIVSRIQLELGMTLLPQTIFQYPVLADLVAQLQGNGEQVTASKLSLLEDLLDEMEDA, from the coding sequence TTGATTGAATCGGTAGGCGCGCTTTCTCCCGAGAAACGCAAGGCGCTGGCGATTCTACTGGGCAAACAGGGGGTCAATCTCTACGGCATCGCCCCGGTTTTCCGGCGTGGTGACGCAGAGCCCCTGTTGCTTTCCTATGCTCAGGAGCGGCAGTGGTTCCTCTGGCAAATGGAGCCGCACAGTGCGGCTTATCACATCCCCACCGCCCTGCGTTTGCGCGGGGCGCTGGATCTGCCGGCGTTGCAGGCCAGCTTCGCGGCGCTGATCGAGCGTCACGAAAGCCTGCGCACCGGCTTCGCCCTCGATGAGCAGGGCAAGGCGTTGCAGGTTATCCACGCACCTTTCGCACTGGCTTTGCCGGTGCAGGATGTCCAGGGGATTGATGAGAAGGCGTTGAAAGCGCTGATCCAGACGGAAATCGCCGAGCCGTTCGACTTGCTCCAGGGCCCGCTGCTGCGGGTTCGGGTGCTGCGTCTGGGGGCCGAAGAACATGTGCTGGTGGCGGTGCAGCACCACATCGTTTCCGACGGCGTATCGATGCAGGTGATGATCGATGAGCTGATCCAGTTGTACGCCGGCCGCCGTCGCGGTCAGGCGACAGCGCTGGCGCCGTTGCCGATTCAGTACGCCGACTACGCACTGTGGCAACGCAGCTGGATGGAGGCGGGCGAGCGCGAACGGCAACTGGCTTACTGGACCGAACGTCTCGGCGGCGAGGCCTCGGTGCTGGAATTGCCGCTGGATCATCCGCGTCCGGCGAGCCAGAGTTTCCGTGGCGCGAGCCTCGACATCAGCCTGCCCGTTGCCATCAGCAAAGGTTTGCAGGACGTCGCGCGGCGCGAAGGCGTGACCTTGTTCATGCTGTTGCTGGCGTCGTTCCAGACCTTGCTGCATCGCTACAGCGGCCAGAATGACATTCGCGTCGGCGTGCCGATTGCCAACCGCAACCGCAAAGAGACCGAAGGCCTGATCGGCTTCTTCGTCAACACGCAGGTGTTGCGCGCCGAACTCGACGAGCAAATGCCTTTCAACCAATTGCTGCAACAGGTCAAACAGCATGCCCTTGGCGCGCAGGCGCATCAGGACTTGCCGTTCGAGCAACTGGTCGAAGCGCTCGCGCCGACCCGCAGCCTCAGCCGCAGCTCGCTGTTCCAAGTGATGTTCAACCATCAGACCGCCGCAGCGGCCGAGCAGCCATCGGTGCAGATGCCTGGGCTGAGTGTCGAGCCGGTGAGCTGGGACAGTCACACCGCACCGTTCGACCTGACGCTGGACACCTACGAGTCCGCCGCTGGCCTCAGCGCGTCGCTGGTCTACGCCACCGATCTGTTCGATGCGGCGACCATCACGCGCATGGCCGCTCACTGGCAAAGCCTGCTGGCCGCCATCGTCGCTCGCAGCGATCAGCGCATCGGTGAATTGGCGATGCTCGGCGGCGATGAATTTGCCCGACTGCAACAGAGCAATGCACTGGTGGAACTGGATCGGCTGCCGGTGCACGAACGTTTTGCGCGCATGGCGCAGGCACAACCGCAAGCGCTGGCCGTGCGGTGCGCCGATCAGCAACTGACCTTCGCCGAACTCGACGCCGAGGCCAATCGCCTCGCCCAGCGCCTGCTACTGGACGGCGTGGGGCCGGAAGTGCGCATCGGCATCGCCTTGCCGCGCAGCCCGCAAATGCTTGTAGCAATGCTCGCGGTGCTCAAGGCCGGTGGCGCTTACGTGCCGCTGGACGCCAGTTATCCGCGCGAGCGTCTGGCCTACCTGATGGCGGATTCAGGCATCGCCCTGTTGCTGAGCGATTCGACGCTGATCGACCAATTGCCGCTGCCGCAGGGTTTGCCGAGCCTGTGCCTCGATACGCTCGACACCGCTGAATTCGCGGACACCGCGCCTGCCGTTGCAGTGCACGAACACAGTCTCGCCTATGTGATTTACACCTCGGGTTCGACTGGTCAGCCGAAAGGCGTTTGCGTAGCCCATGGCCCGCTGGCGATGCATTGCCAGGCGATCGGTCAGCGCTACGCGATGACGGCGGATGACTGCGAGCTGCATTTCATGTCGTTCGCCTTCGACGGTGCGCATGAGCGCTGGCTGACCCCGCTGACCCACGGTTCCAGCCTGTTGCTGCGTGACGACAGCCTGTGGACAGCCGAGCAGACCTACCGCGCCATGCAGCGTCACGGCGTTACCGTGGTGGCGTTTCCGCCGGCCTATCTGCAACAGTTGGCCGAGTTCGCCGAAATCGCAGGCAACCCGCCCAAGGTGCGCATCTACTGCTTCGGCGGCGATGCGGTGCCCAATGACAGCTTTGAACGGGTGCGTCGCGCCCTGGCACCGCAACACATCATCAACGGCTACGGCCCGACCGAAACCGTGGTCACGCCGCTGTTGTGGAAGGCTGACCGTGAGACCCGTTGCGGCGCGGCCTATGCGCCGATCGGCGAGCGTGTCGGCGAGCGCAGCACCTGGGTGCTCAGCGCCGAACTCAACCCGCTGCCGCAAGGCGTGGCCGGCGAGTTGTACCTCGGTGGCTACGGCGTGGCACGCGGGTATCTGGATCGTCCGGCGCTGACCGCCGAGCGCTTCGTTCCCGATCCGTTCGGCGCGCCCGGTGCGCGCCTGTACCGCAGTGGCGATCAGGTGCGCCTGCGCGCCGATGGCGTATTCGATTATCAAGGTCGCGTCGACAATCAGGTCAAGGTGCGTGGCTTCCGTATCGAGCTGGGTGAAATCGAAGCGCGGCTGATGGCGCTCGACTCGGTGCGCGAAGCGGTGGTGCTGGCTCAGGACGGTGCGAACGGCGCACAACTGGTCGGCTACATCGTTGCCGCGCAACCGGTCGAGGCGGCGCAACACGGCGCTTGGCGCGAGCAGATTCGTGCCAGCCTCAAACACAGCCTGCCGGACTACATGGTTCCGGCGTACCTGATGGTGCTGGAACACATTCCGCTGACGCCGAACGGCAAAGTCGACCGCAAGGGCTTGCCGAAACCCGATGCCAGCCTGATGCAGCAAGACTATGTCGCGCCGCTCACCGGCCTCGAGCAGCAAACCGCGCAGATCTGGGCCGAAGTGCTCAAGCTCGATCGCGTTGGCATGACCGACAACTTCTTCGAACTCGGCGGCCACTCGCTGCTGGTGACCCAAGTGCTGTCGCGGGTGCGCCAGACGCTGCAACTCGACGTGCCACTCAAGGCGCTGTTCGAACACAGCACGCTGGGTGGTTTCTGTGGCCATCTGGCGCAGGCTGCGAATGCCGCGCAGCAACCGCCATTGGTCGCGCTGGAACGTGGCGCGCCGCTGGCGCTGTCGTACGCGCAGGAGCGTCAGTGGTTCCTCTGGCACATGGATCGGCACAGTTCGGCCTACCACATTCCGAGCGCGCTGCGCCTGCACGGGCCGCTCGACCGGCAAGCGCTGCAACGCAGTTTCGACACGCTGATCGCCCGCCACGAGAGCCTGCGTACACGCTTCCTGCAAGAGGCCGACGGCACCCGTCAGTTGATTCTGGCGCCGTTCAGCCTGCCGATCGAATCGCGCACCCTCGCCGCCGACAGCGATGACGCCGCGCTCAAGGCGCAGGTCGAAGCCGAAATCCGCCGGCCGTTCGACTTGCAGGAAGAGCCGCTGCTGCGCGCGACCTTGCTGCAACTGAGCGCCGAGGATCATGTGCTGGTGCTGATCCAGCACCACATCGTTTCCGATGGCTGGTCAATGCAGTTGATGGTCGATGAATTGATTCGCCTGTACGCCGCCTTCAGCCGTGGCGAACAGCTGAGCCTGCCGGCGCTGCCGATCCAGTACGCGGACTATGCCGTGTGGCAGCGGCGCTGGATGGAGGCGGGCGAGCGCGAGCGCCAGCTCGATTACTGGCTGACCCAATTGGGCGGCGAGCAACCGGTGCTGGAACTGCCGCTGGATCGTCCGCGCCCGGCCACCCAGAGTCTGCGTGGTGCACGTTTCGAACTGGCGCTGGACGCGCCGTTGAGTGAGGCGCTGAACAACGTCGCCCGCCGTGAAGGCGTGACACTGTTCATGCTGTTGCTGGCATCGTTCCAGACCTTGCTGCACCGCTACAGCGCGCAGGACGACATTCGTGTCGGGGTGCCGGTGGCCAACCGCACGCGGGTCGAGACCGAAGGGCTGATCGGCTTCTTCGTCAACACCCAAGTGCTGCGCGCCGATATCCATGGCGGCCTGCGCTTCAGCGAGCTGCTGCAACAGGTTCGCCAGACGGCGCTCGGTGCGCAGGATCATCAGGACTTGCCGTTCGAGCAACTGGTGGAAATGCTGCAACCGGAACGCAGCCTCAGCCGCAGCCCGCTGTTCCAGGTGATGTTCAACCACCAGGCCAAGGCCCGTCACAGCACGGCATTGGCCGAGCTGGAGGGGTTGCAGATCCGCGAGGTCGACTGGGACAGCCTGATGGCGCAGTTCGACTTGACCCTCAATACCGAAGAATCCGCCGAGGGCATTTTCGCCTCGCTGGTCTATGCCGCCGACCTGTTCGACGCCTCGACCATTGCGCGGATGGCCGAACATTGGCAGGCGCTGTTGCGCAGCATCAGCGCGCAACCGCAGCAATTGATCGGTGAACTGTCGATGCTCGCGGCTGACGAGCGTCAGCACAGTATCGAAGACTGGAACCCGGCGCCGCAGACCTGGAACCCACAACAACCCCTGCACCGTTTGATCGAAGCGCAGGCGCAGCGCACGCCCGAGGCGGTTGCCGTGACGTTCGGCGAGCAGCATCTGAGCTACGGCGAACTCAATCGCCGCGCCAATCGCCTGGCCCATGAACTGATTGGCCGAGGCGTTGGCGCCGACGTGCTGGTCGGCCTCGCCGCCGAGCGTTCGCTGGATATGATTGTCGGCCTGCTGGCGATTCTCAAGGCTGGTGGCGCCTATCTGCCGCTGGATCCGCAGTACCCGGCCGACCGTTTGCAATACATGATCGAGGACAGTGGCATTCGCCTGTTGTTGAGCGGTGCCGGGGTGCTCGATCACGTCGCCATCGACGCGCAGGTCAGCCATCTGCCGCTCGGCGATGACTATGCTGCGCAAGCGCAAAGCGATCCGCAGATTGCGCTCGACACCGCCAATCTGGCTTACGTGATCTACACCTCCGGCTCGACCGGCAAGCCCAAGGGCACGCTGCTCAGCCACGCCAACGCGTTGCGCCTGTTCGAGGCCACCGAGGGCTGGTTCAACTTCGGCGCCGATGATTGCTGGACGCTGTTTCATTCCTACGCGTTCGATTTCTCGGTCTGGGAAATCTTCGGCGCGCTGCTGCATGGCGGCCGTCTGGTCATCGTGCCGCAGGACGTCAGTCGTTCGCCGCAAGAGTTCTTTGCCTTGCTCTGCGCCGAACGCGTCACGGTACTGAACCAGACGCCGTCGGCGTTCAAGCAGCTGATGCAGGTGGCGTGCGCAGCCGCTCCCGCGCTGCAACCGTCGCTGCGCTACGTGGTGTTCGGTGGCGAAGCGCTGGAAGTGAAGAGCCTGCGACCATGGTTCGAGCGCTTCGGCGACCGCGCGCCGCAACTGGTCAACATGTACGGCATCACCGAAACCACCGTGCACGTCAGTTACCGGCCGCTGTCGCTGGCCGACCTCGACAATGCCGCCGGCAGCCCGTTGGGCGCGCCGATTGCCGACCTGGCGTGGTACGTGCTGGATGCCGACCTCAACCCGGTCGCACGCGGCTGCATCGGTGAGCTGCACGTTGCCGGCGCCGGTCTGGCCCGTGGTTACCTCAACCGCAGCGACCTCAGTGCCCTGCGTTTTGTCCCCAACCCGTTCAGCGCCGAGGGTGCGCGCCTGTATCGCACCGGCGACCTGGCGCGCTACTGCACCGATGGCCGCATCGAATATGTCGGGCGTATCGACCATCAAGTGAAGATTCGTGGTTTCCGTATCGAACTCGGTGAAATCGAAGCACGCCTGCTGGCATTGCCCGAAGTGCGTCAGGCGGTGGTGCTCGATCAGCCGGGCGTCGGTGGCGTGCAACTGGTGGCGTACATCGTCGCTGCGCAAGCGCCCGATCCGCTGGAACAGGCTGCCTGGCGCGAGCAGGTGCGCCTGCGGCTGCGCCAGGATCTGCCGGACTACATGATCCCGGCGCATCTGTTGCTGCTTGAGCAATTGCCGCTGACCGCCAACGGCAAGCTCGACCGCAAGGCACTGCCGATGGCCGATGCCAACCTGTTGCAACACGCCTATGTGGCGCCGGTCAGTGACCTCGAAAAACAGGTCGCGGCGATCTGGGGCGATGTGCTCAAACTCGATCAGGTCGGCTTGACCGACAACTTCTTTGAACTGGGAGGTCACTCCCTGCTGGTGATAAACATTGTGTCGCGCATTCAACTTGAACTCGGTATGACGCTGCTCCCGCAAACCATTTTCCAGTACCCGGTACTGGCGGATCTGGTGGCGCAATTGCAAGGTAATGGTGAACAGGTCACGGCCTCGAAACTGAGCTTGCTCGAAGACCTGCTCGACGAAATGGAGGACGCGTGA